CGTTCGGCGCAGGCACTCAAGCGCAATTCCAACCAGATCGTCGATTCGGTCCAGGCGCAGGATATCGGCAAGCTGCCCGACGCGAACACGGTCGAGGCGTTGCAGCGCATCACCGGCGTCCAGATCCAGCGCCGCTATGGCGAAGGCGCCACCGACTTCGACCATCGCACCCAGCCGGCCATCACCGTCCGCGGCCTGACTCAGGTGAGCAATTTCATCGACGGCCGCGCCGCCATCTCCGCATCGGGCGGCCGTTTCCTCGACCTCGAGGCCATTCCGCCCGAACTGCTGGCGGGCATCGATGTCTTCAAGAACCCGCCCGCCAACACGATCGAGGGCGATGTCGCCGGTGTCGTCAACATCCGCACCCGCCTCCCCTTCGACGCGCCCGGACAGCTCATCAGCGCGACGGTGAAGGGCAATTATTACGACAGGGCGGACAAGTTCGGCGGGTCGGTGTCGGGCCTTTACAGCAACCGGTTCGATACCGGCATCGGCGAAATCGGCATCCTCTTCAACGTCAGCTATGCCAAGAGCCAGTATCGGCAGGACGCGGTGATTATCGGCGCTTACGGCGATATTCCCACCGGGACAACGATTCCCGGCGCACCGGCAAATGCGCAGGTTCCCTATGGCGTCCAGGTCTATGATGATGGCGGCGATCGGCGGCGTGTGGGCATTGCCGGCGCAGTGCAATGGCAAGCGGCGCCAAACCTGCTCATCACGGCACAAGGCCTGTTCTCTCGTTACAAATTCTTCCGCCAAGGCAAATATTATTATTACAACAATAACGGCAATCCTACGACGACACCTCTGGATGGCGGCAACTTCACCTTCGACAAGTCGGGTTATGCGACATCGGGATCGCTGGCGAACATGGTGTTCGAATCCGCCCGCTACGATCAGGACCTGACCAACGATACCGGCAATTATACGCTGAATGCGAAATGGGATGTGTCCGACCGGCTGCACGCGAAGTTTGACGCACAATATCTGAAGTCGCGTTACGACGCCGATCGCAATGGCTTCGTCATCTCGCTCTACGATCAGACCGGGCAGACCCCCTATACCGCCAAGAACCAAAGCATCGTCGATTTCGACCTGCGCGGCTCGCGCCCGACATGGAACGTCCGCAATCCGGGCCTGCTGACCGATCCGAACAACTATGCGTTCACCTACATGGCCGACGCGCTGCAACGGAACGATGCGCGCCAGATCGCCTTCCAGTCCGACCTGGAATATGATGTTGATGGCGGCTTCCTCCAGAAGCTGCGCGGCGGAGTGCGCTATGCCGACAGCACGATCGACCTGCGCGGCACGTGGAACGCCTTCTGCCTGCTGCCCACCGGTCCCAATCCGAGTTGCCAGTCAGCTTCGGGCACCGCTTTCGTCCCGGTCAGCGCGCATCCGGAACTGGTCATGACGGGTCCGTCAAAGAATTTCTTCGATGGCAATACGGTGCCGGGCGGCATCCTCTACCCCGCTTTCTCCAGCGGCAAAAATCTGTGGGACAGCATCACCAAGACCGAGGCGCTGTTCGGCGCCACGCCGAAGACCGTGTTCACCCCGGACAACCTCAACCACCAGACCGAAAAGAGCTGGGCTGGCTATATCGCGGCCGATTACAAGGGATCGGTGCTGGGCCTTGAAGTTGACGGCAATGCGGGTGTTCGCGTGGTACGGACACAGTCGGGATCACGCGGAACCATCTTCAACGATGATGGCACGCTTGAACCGATCAGCGTTCAGCGGACCTATACGCGGGCGCTTCCCAGCTTCAACCTGCGCGTCCATCTCACCGACGACCTGCAACTCCGCTTCGCCTTCTCCAAATCCTTCGCGCGGCCGAATTTCGACGTCATGTCGACCAACGTCACGCTCAACCCGATAACGCCTGTCAATCCGATCACCGGACGCCCAGGCGGCAGTTCGGGCAACCCCTATCTGCGGCCCATCAGTTCGACCAACTATGATGCGACCATCGAATGGTATTTTGCTCCGGCGGGGTCGGTTACGCTGGGCGCTTTCTACAAGGATGTGAACGGCTTCCTGGCCGGCGGCACGGTGGTGCGGACTTATGGTGGCGTTGCCTATGACATCGGCACCACGGTCAACAGCGGCAACGGCAAGATCAAGGGTATCGAGGCAGCCTATCAGCAGTTCTTCGACTTCCTTCCCGGTTTGCTGAGCGGCTTTGGCGTGCAGGCCAACTACACCTATGTGGACAGCAGCGTCACCAATCCCTTCGCCACGACGGGCAGCGATATTCCGACGATAGTGCCACTCGAAAAACTCTCCAAACACAGCTATAATCTGGTCGGCCTGTACGAAAAGGGTCCGATCACCGCACGTCTGGCCTGGAGCTGGCGCGGCA
This genomic stretch from Sphingobium sp. BYY-5 harbors:
- a CDS encoding TonB-dependent receptor; this encodes MARYHTLIHASLLAIGVATAIPASAQSSDSNSDDIVVTGVRESLRSAQALKRNSNQIVDSVQAQDIGKLPDANTVEALQRITGVQIQRRYGEGATDFDHRTQPAITVRGLTQVSNFIDGRAAISASGGRFLDLEAIPPELLAGIDVFKNPPANTIEGDVAGVVNIRTRLPFDAPGQLISATVKGNYYDRADKFGGSVSGLYSNRFDTGIGEIGILFNVSYAKSQYRQDAVIIGAYGDIPTGTTIPGAPANAQVPYGVQVYDDGGDRRRVGIAGAVQWQAAPNLLITAQGLFSRYKFFRQGKYYYYNNNGNPTTTPLDGGNFTFDKSGYATSGSLANMVFESARYDQDLTNDTGNYTLNAKWDVSDRLHAKFDAQYLKSRYDADRNGFVISLYDQTGQTPYTAKNQSIVDFDLRGSRPTWNVRNPGLLTDPNNYAFTYMADALQRNDARQIAFQSDLEYDVDGGFLQKLRGGVRYADSTIDLRGTWNAFCLLPTGPNPSCQSASGTAFVPVSAHPELVMTGPSKNFFDGNTVPGGILYPAFSSGKNLWDSITKTEALFGATPKTVFTPDNLNHQTEKSWAGYIAADYKGSVLGLEVDGNAGVRVVRTQSGSRGTIFNDDGTLEPISVQRTYTRALPSFNLRVHLTDDLQLRFAFSKSFARPNFDVMSTNVTLNPITPVNPITGRPGGSSGNPYLRPISSTNYDATIEWYFAPAGSVTLGAFYKDVNGFLAGGTVVRTYGGVAYDIGTTVNSGNGKIKGIEAAYQQFFDFLPGLLSGFGVQANYTYVDSSVTNPFATTGSDIPTIVPLEKLSKHSYNLVGLYEKGPITARLAWSWRGKYLDTTYGSGANGLPQFQKPYASLDSSISFNLNSHIAVSVDAVNLTNRMNVTYIDTPSQPLQYTLNDRRFGFSIRATY